A stretch of the Pseudomonas sp. ACM7 genome encodes the following:
- a CDS encoding flavin reductase family protein: MPDDIHFYEPANGHGLPHDPFNAIVGPRPIGWISSQDADGRLNLAPYSFFNAFNYIPPIIGFSSVGRKDSLNNIERTGEFAWNLATRPLAEQMNQCSAMVGPEVNEFELSGLTPAASKVIQVPRVAESPVSFECKVTQIIQLQRADGNVVPSWLILGEVVAVHIAKWLLKDGVYDTAAAEPILRGGGPADYFQLGPEALFKMYRPGAVK; encoded by the coding sequence GGCCTGCCGCATGACCCGTTCAATGCCATCGTCGGCCCGCGTCCCATTGGCTGGATTTCCTCTCAGGATGCCGATGGTCGCTTGAACCTGGCGCCCTACAGCTTCTTCAACGCGTTCAACTACATTCCGCCGATCATTGGTTTTTCCAGTGTCGGGCGCAAAGACAGCCTGAATAACATCGAGCGAACCGGCGAATTCGCCTGGAACCTGGCGACCCGTCCGCTGGCCGAGCAGATGAACCAGTGCTCGGCCATGGTCGGGCCTGAGGTCAACGAGTTCGAGCTGTCCGGGCTGACGCCGGCAGCGTCGAAAGTCATTCAGGTGCCGCGCGTCGCCGAAAGCCCGGTGTCCTTCGAGTGCAAGGTCACGCAGATCATTCAGTTGCAGCGGGCTGACGGGAACGTGGTGCCGAGCTGGCTGATTCTCGGCGAAGTGGTCGCCGTGCATATCGCCAAATGGCTGTTGAAGGATGGGGTGTACGACACCGCCGCGGCAGAACCGATCCTGCGCGGCGGCGGGCCAGCGGATTATTTCCAGCTGGGGCCTGAGGCGTTGTTCAAGATGTATCGCCCGGGGGCGGTCAAGTAA
- a CDS encoding putative quinol monooxygenase encodes MSTQIPVSHMAFVRARAGRSAELGARLSALIEPSRSAPGCLNFALQHSQCDPELWLVSGFWMNQQAMTAYFSTPAMQIFAGLVQDLVVNSLDFHTFKDVSAAQALGQSQSWVHKMAG; translated from the coding sequence ATGTCTACGCAGATCCCCGTCAGTCATATGGCCTTTGTCCGCGCCCGCGCCGGGCGTTCGGCGGAACTCGGTGCGCGCCTCAGCGCCTTGATCGAGCCGTCCCGCAGCGCACCGGGTTGCCTGAATTTTGCCCTGCAACATTCGCAATGCGATCCCGAGTTGTGGCTGGTGTCCGGTTTCTGGATGAACCAGCAGGCCATGACCGCTTATTTCAGCACCCCGGCCATGCAGATTTTTGCCGGGTTGGTGCAAGACCTGGTGGTCAACAGCCTGGATTTTCATACCTTCAAGGACGTGTCGGCCGCCCAGGCGCTGGGACAGTCCCAGTCGTGGGTACACAAAATGGCGGGTTGA
- a CDS encoding AraC family transcriptional regulator: MSSLDHFQAPLDADMEKQRAELAAIIRHNTAEDGTYATAVGSLFMSRHSKSHEFAPVLAQPALCIMAQGRKEVRLADEYFNYDPLNYLVVSVSMPLSGRVVNVTSEEPILAVRLDIDPAEITALIADAGPLGVPTRPTGRGLYVERIDTAMLDAVLRLARLLDAPKDIAMLAPLIRREILYRLLRSQQGHRLYEIAIANSQSHRISQAIKWLNGNYEQPLRIDDLAKEVNLSVSTLHHRFKAMTAMSPLQYQKQLRLQEARRLMLAEGLEASAAGYRVGYESPSQFSREYSRLFGAPPLRDLARLRLMV; encoded by the coding sequence ATGTCGTCGCTCGATCATTTTCAAGCCCCGCTGGACGCCGACATGGAGAAACAGCGCGCGGAACTGGCCGCCATCATTCGCCACAACACGGCGGAGGATGGCACTTATGCGACTGCCGTCGGCTCGCTGTTCATGTCTCGCCACAGTAAGTCCCATGAGTTTGCCCCGGTACTGGCGCAACCCGCGCTGTGCATCATGGCGCAGGGCCGTAAAGAGGTCAGGCTGGCCGATGAATACTTCAATTACGATCCGCTGAATTACCTGGTGGTGTCGGTTTCGATGCCACTGAGCGGGCGCGTGGTGAACGTCACGTCTGAAGAACCGATCCTCGCGGTGCGGCTGGATATCGACCCGGCAGAAATCACCGCGCTGATTGCCGACGCCGGTCCTCTCGGTGTGCCCACCCGGCCGACGGGACGCGGCTTGTATGTCGAACGGATCGACACCGCGATGCTTGACGCGGTGTTGCGTCTGGCACGTTTGCTGGATGCGCCGAAAGACATCGCCATGCTCGCACCGCTGATTCGCCGGGAAATCCTGTATCGACTATTGCGCAGCCAGCAGGGCCATCGGCTGTACGAAATCGCTATCGCCAACAGCCAGAGCCATCGCATCAGCCAGGCGATCAAATGGCTCAACGGCAACTATGAACAGCCGCTGCGCATCGATGATCTGGCGAAGGAAGTGAACCTGAGCGTGTCGACGTTGCATCACCGGTTCAAGGCGATGACGGCGATGAGTCCGTTGCAGTATCAGAAGCAACTGCGCCTGCAAGAAGCGCGGCGGTTGATGCTGGCGGAAGGGCTGGAGGCTTCGGCAGCGGGGTATCGAGTGGGGTATGAAAGCCCCTCGCAATTCAGCCGGGAGTACAGCCGGTTGTTTGGGGCTCCGCCGTTAAGGGATTTGGCGCGGTTGCGGTTGATGGTCTAG
- a CDS encoding ABC transporter ATP-binding protein has protein sequence MTGLILENVEKHYGSACAVKDVNLHLPEGKLVCFLGPSGCGKTTLLRMIAGLETLSGGEIRLDGEDIGHTPAHQRNFGMVFQSLALFPHMTVGENIAYPLKLRGVSKADQQARVVELLELIQLSEMIDRPVAKLSGGQRQRVAIARAIASRPKILLLDEPLSALDAKLRESMQVEIRQLQQRLNITTIMVTHDQREAMTMADIVVVLGEHRVQQVGTPIEIYRHPANEFVADFIGSGNIFPATALGNGKIGLPGGEALEVPICSSIVVGEKVKMLIRPEDLQLSHPQATAGNRLLGKVTFVRDIGATIETTVECSGVSFTALSTPCQGFGLSIGNPVSVTLPAEACRVLGA, from the coding sequence ATGACTGGTCTGATTCTGGAAAACGTCGAGAAACATTACGGCTCGGCCTGCGCGGTAAAGGATGTAAACCTGCATTTGCCTGAGGGCAAACTGGTGTGTTTTCTCGGCCCGTCGGGCTGCGGTAAAACCACGTTGCTGCGAATGATTGCAGGGCTCGAAACCCTGAGCGGCGGCGAGATTCGCCTGGACGGTGAAGACATCGGCCACACCCCGGCGCATCAACGCAATTTCGGCATGGTGTTTCAATCACTGGCGCTGTTTCCGCACATGACGGTGGGGGAGAACATCGCCTATCCGCTGAAACTGCGCGGGGTCAGCAAGGCTGATCAGCAGGCGCGGGTGGTGGAGTTGCTCGAGCTGATTCAGCTGAGCGAGATGATTGATCGCCCGGTGGCCAAACTCTCCGGCGGTCAACGTCAGCGCGTGGCGATTGCCCGGGCGATTGCCTCGCGGCCGAAAATCCTGCTGCTGGATGAGCCGCTGTCGGCGCTCGACGCCAAGCTGCGCGAGTCGATGCAGGTGGAAATCCGTCAACTGCAACAACGCTTGAACATCACCACCATCATGGTGACCCACGACCAGCGTGAAGCCATGACCATGGCGGATATCGTTGTGGTATTGGGTGAACATCGCGTGCAGCAAGTGGGCACGCCGATTGAAATCTATCGTCACCCGGCCAATGAATTTGTTGCGGACTTCATCGGCTCGGGGAATATCTTCCCGGCCACGGCACTGGGCAACGGCAAGATTGGGCTGCCGGGTGGCGAGGCGCTGGAAGTGCCGATCTGCAGCAGCATCGTGGTGGGTGAGAAAGTGAAGATGCTGATTCGCCCTGAGGACCTGCAACTGTCGCATCCACAGGCGACGGCGGGGAATCGGTTGCTCGGTAAGGTGACGTTTGTGCGTGATATTGGCGCGACGATTGAGACGACCGTGGAGTGTTCCGGGGTGTCGTTTACGGCGTTGAGCACGCCGTGTCAGGGGTTTGGGTTGAGCATTGGCAATCCGGTGTCGGTGACATTGCCGGCTGAGGCTTGTCGCGTACTCGGTGCCTGA
- a CDS encoding ABC transporter permease: MSTLIKKRYGLLPGETGKFAGILSGFILLLAVLPILTMIVMSFSGASNLDFPPSSYSLQWYKAAWHTFVSPDASDVLSLGKAMTTSLMVACLTMVFATIIAVPAAYALTRCEFRGKAVALQLMSLPLVFPMVVLGLALLLVFDSLPFQMTTSRLVIAHVILALPFVVKNCTAAMLSIGSEVEEAAQMLGASPTRAIIDVVVPLMKSGILAGMLLAFIVSFNEFTVTYFLYTIDVMTVPIWMYSRTVSSLDPTVFSFAVLIVLIDFVLIWALEKLVGEGGVSF, translated from the coding sequence ATGAGCACTCTGATCAAGAAACGTTATGGGCTGCTGCCCGGCGAGACCGGCAAGTTTGCCGGCATCCTGTCGGGCTTCATCCTGCTGCTGGCGGTGTTGCCGATCCTGACCATGATCGTGATGTCGTTCAGCGGTGCGTCGAACCTCGACTTCCCGCCGAGCAGCTACAGCCTGCAATGGTACAAGGCTGCCTGGCACACCTTCGTGTCGCCGGATGCCAGCGATGTGCTGAGCCTCGGCAAGGCCATGACCACCAGCCTGATGGTGGCGTGCCTGACCATGGTGTTTGCAACGATCATTGCGGTGCCGGCCGCTTATGCCCTGACCCGTTGCGAGTTCCGCGGCAAAGCCGTGGCGCTGCAATTGATGTCGCTGCCGCTGGTGTTTCCGATGGTGGTGTTGGGCCTGGCGTTGCTGCTGGTGTTCGACAGCCTGCCGTTCCAGATGACCACCTCGCGGCTGGTGATTGCCCACGTGATCCTGGCGCTGCCGTTCGTGGTGAAAAACTGCACCGCCGCGATGCTCTCCATTGGCAGCGAAGTCGAAGAAGCCGCGCAGATGCTTGGCGCTTCACCGACCCGGGCGATTATCGATGTGGTGGTGCCGCTGATGAAGTCGGGGATTCTGGCGGGGATGCTGCTGGCGTTCATCGTCTCGTTCAACGAATTCACCGTGACCTACTTCCTTTACACCATCGACGTCATGACCGTGCCGATCTGGATGTACAGCCGCACCGTGTCATCGCTCGACCCAACCGTATTTTCGTTTGCCGTGCTGATCGTGCTGATCGACTTCGTCCTTATATGGGCGTTGGAGAAGCTGGTTGGTGAAGGTGGCGTTTCGTTCTAG